The genomic stretch TTACTTAAAGGTAGAATGCtaaatatttcttattttttatattttcggtAGCAAATTCTTTATTCTAAACAATGATAAAGACAAGGTAGGTAAGTTCGATGCTAAAGTTTATTAGGAACTCTTTCTTGGGTATTCTTCATCTAGTAAAGTATATAGGATTTTCAATAAGTGAAACCTCTATTGTTGAAGAGTTTGTGCATGTAGTTTTAATTAAAACCAAATCCCAATAGATGGGGATATGTATTTCTTCTAGTTCTGATGTTTTAGGTAAAATCACAAAAGATTTATTCAAATCATTCCAGCTACGCCTATTTCTGTTGTGCATCTGTCTCCGCCTTCACCTAAAGCCAAGAAACGCAAGGTTAACTTAGGAAAACCCCCCAATCAACTTGGATGAGGTTTCTGCAATAGATTTAGAGAGGAAAAATATTACCAAAGGTGGAACGGTATGCTCCTCTTATTGTATCTCCCCTACAACATCCCTATTGACCAACGAGACCTCTCTTTCGAAGGAAATCACTTTGACAATAGAGCCTTATATATTATAGCTTTGATTCCCCTAAATATGTTAAAAGGGTCATAAATATGGGTCATAATTAActtcttcaaatgttagggaCCTGTATGATGAGAAGCGTCGTGTTGGGCAAGGTGACGTTTGATGAATTTGTTTCAAATTTGAACCAAACTTTTTTGAACCCAATGAATGAAAAGATAAGAAAAAATTcaagaatataaaaataaaatggagAAGGCCTTCCACAAATAGGGTGACGTGTTGTCTCGGTCGGAAGCCAAACTTAAAAGTCTGAAGGAGGCGGTCGTAGATCACGCCTCTGTGGTGAATTTGCTAGAAGATAACCTTAATGAGTCGCCATGGAGGATATTTGTTTCCTCTGACTAGTCCTTTGAGAAGTCAAAGACACAAGTCCTATTCTTATACTTGCCCTCAACCTTGATTAGATCGGGTTATTCAAGACCATCCAAGATAAAAAGTTAGTGGATGAGGTAGACGAGGGTGTTAACAATGAGTTTTTCTCTAAGGATGGATGGATAACCTTAAGATGGTGCCTCTTCCAGAAACGAAAACTAAGTCCATTTTGGACGGTGAGATCGACCCTCCTGCGTTAGAAATTTAATTAGTGTGATTTTTGCCATTGCCTTTTTTTAATGTGTTTCTAATGACCCCTTCGTGAGAGACAGACTATTATGTATTCCTCATTTTAATGGTTGTACTATTTATTCCTCCCTTTGAATGGATCGCGTATTCTTGCCCTTTTTAGGGCTTTATtaatggattttttttattttattcagttATTTCATGATTTATTCTCATAAAAGTGTCATTTGTTGTAAAATAAATCGCACCTACAAGCAATCATATTTTGGTCAAGTTCATAAATGACTTTTATTCCTAGAGGTTAGGCGCGTTTAGAGAGTGGAATATTGACGTTTGTCAGATAAATATGAACAAGGACTCCCAAGGTTTTCCTTGATTCACCTTGGTTGGGCTCATAAATGACATTGTCGCTTTGGGCTTAATATCAGAGGGTGTGATGCTACCCTGGAAGGTGTAATGATGCCACTATAGGTGTAATAATACCACTATGGGTTCAATGATACTATTATAGATGCAATGATACCACTATGGATGCAATAAAGCCATTATGGGTGTAATGATGCCATTATAGGCGTAATGATTCCACTATGGGCGCTATTTAAATGCATCATACTTGGATCAGGATAGGGCGATTTGGTAAGTAGGACACATCGTTAAAAACCTTTCCCTTGTAGGGGATAAGAGTGTCACCTAATCATTTTCATTAATATTGACGAACCAAGAATACAATTTTAAACTATGATGCGGAGCCCTctgataattaaaaaaatgaatttttcttTCTCCTTTActgaatttcaaaattttataatCAACTATAATATTTACTCAAATTTACTTAGTTCCTAGACCTGGAGTTGCCATTTCCATTGAGTTCTTCCAACGAATAAGTGAATCCCGTACCCTGTAAGAGCCCTCCTAATTGGGAGATAGTCTTCCAATCTTGGAAGGTGCTAGTACTTCTTTGAATATCAGGTATCCCTCTCCCGTTTATCTTGGTACGACTCTTGAATTTTCCTTTCTTATGTCTCTTTACTTTGCTGCAAACTCATGGATGTGTGTCATCTTTACATTTTATCAAGTAGATCAATGTCACATCTATGACATGCCTCATTTTCTTTGCAAATCGATGTCACATCTAAGGCATGCCCCATTTTCTTTGTAGATCGATGTCATATATATGGCATGCCTCATTTTCTTTGCAAATCGATGTCACATCTAAGACATGCCTCATTTTTTGTAAGGAGAAAACATTGTGAGAAATGAATTTATACAAGCTATCAAACGTAAATGAAAAATTGGAGCAAGGGGATTCATGTTATTTTAAGAAGATGAGAAAAACAATGTGGGTGTACTTTTAGCTTTCTCACTAAAATGTTCATATCGCTAGTTTTGTGTGTTAATCTCAACAAGTAGCATGGTTTCAGAGCCATACATCATCTTAAATGATGTCTCTTTGGTGGATGAGTGTGGTGTTGTGTGATATAATCATAGTACTTCATGCAATTTTCAAGCCACAATCCTTTCTCTTCATCGAGCTTCCTCTTGAATTCGGACAGGATGATTTTATTGGCATATTAAACTTATCTGTTGGATTAGGGATGCTCCACCAAGATGAATTTGGTTTATATTTTCAAATGTTTGCAGAACTTGACCATTCTGGAACTAGCAAAATTGTTCCTATTATTTGAGATGATGCACTTTGGGATACTGGAATCTACAAATTAGTCATTTCCAATAAAAACTCCTGACCATGTTTGTCATCATCATGTACATTGCTTCTGCTTTGATCCACTTGGTGAAATAACTGTGGCTTGTAAGAAAAAACTTTAATTGCCTTAGAGCAAGAGGAAAAGGCCCTAGAATGTCCAAGTCCCATTAATAAAACGGTTTCTTGAATCCTAGTTGACACGTCTTCGCCACAAGAGCTAAATGTATGTCTCGTACCCATTATTATGACACAGTGGTTAAAGAGAATAAAGATTATGTGGAGAAATTTGACATGGCATGGGTTAGTTTTACCGAGGTCCCACGGTGGGTGTCAATTATACTTGAAAAAAGTACAATATTTGTGACTTCGCACATATATGACATGTTGAAGCCTCGATCGGTGTGAAGGTTGTTGAATATTATcaaaaaaagtatacaaaattaatatattatacaaTAATTACTTTTTCATCTTCAATCTTTTTCTTTATAAACTTATGATTAGTTTTATTACATTATCGTCAAATTTTATTTCGCTCTTCTTCTTACCGTTTAGCATAATTCGTAAATCTTTGAACAACTATCTATGTATGGTTACTTTTATTATATTGTCGTCAAATTTTGTTTCGCTTTTCTTTGCAACGTTTAGCGTAGCTCATAAATCTCGTAGCTTATAAATCTTTGTGCCGCTTAGTTTGAATACAATTGTTTTCTACTAAAATAATGCATTCAGCCCattcaaaatatttgtttttaaaaatcttgtgatattatatttgattttgaatttaggGCACTAAACCTATATTTACACCCTTCATCAATTTcgaaatattattttctaaaaattttGTGATATTATATAAGATAAATGATATGGTGACACCAATCTTTGACACATACACCATACATTTATACGAAATTACTCTCttcgtcccaaaatataagaaaaaaatattaaaaaacacaATTATTAAGAAAAGTAATAAGCAAAATAATTTGACAtgtggtttttttttaaaaaattgctcAGGAAGATGTAAAAACAATTATAATTAATTGTTGGTTATAGAAAAGATGAGAGAGAGGATAAATTAAATGCAATTTGCACTTCATTTTaccttgaaaaaaataaaatatatttttttctcttatattttgggaccaataaatacatttttttctcttatatttgagAACGAAGAGTAtctactttttaatttttttttaattatatttatgtgCTTTAGAATTTGTGTTacctttaaaataaaaagaaacacaTACAATACATTGTAAAGGATACAGTGTATAATTGTGGTGTCGTAATAGCATATCTCATTATATAAAAAGGTGTTGAATGTTATGAGAAAAATTTATACAAAAATCAATcactattatataattattacttTTTCATTTTGATTCATTTTCTTCATACAATTATCTGCGTAcgattaattttattacattatcGTCAAATTTTGTTTCGCTCTTCTTCACACCGTTTAGTGTAATTCATAAATTTTTGTGAATCTAGGGTTTATGATTTAGGATAGTTCATAAATCTTTGCGCgattagttttattatttatcGTCAAATCCTTTCGCTCTTCTTTACACCATTTAGTGTAGGTAATAAATCTTTGCGCCGCTTAGTTTGAATACAATTGTTTTCTACCAAAAACATGTATCCCGCCTATTCGAATTATTCATTTTTCTAAAATTCTTGtgatatattatatttgattttgaattgacACTAAACCTACAGTTACACCCTTCATCAATTTCTTCCATCTTGCAAAattttggttttgaaatggtATCCATCTTATGTGAAGGGCTTCCTCATTTTCTCCAATGCCATCAGCTCATGAAACCCTAAAagccattttattttgaattttgctTTGGCAAAATCTTACAGGTTTGACTTCCTCTTCTAATTTTCAAATCCTTTATTTTTTGTTCCTATACTATTAATCAATTAGAtaattctcttctttttttcagAGTAGTTCCTCTTGCTTTCAGCTGCATAACAGAGAGCATTGAAGAAATTTCAACTACAAGGTTAGTTCATGTGAAAATCAGTATAAAGAGTGTGATGTTATGAATCTATTCTACTAaatattcatattttatatttatgcgAATATACTAACATTAATTTTCTTGTGTTTGAGAATATATGTAACTCTAATGATTGAGGCAGAATATAGTACCTGCAAAGGAAAAAATTTAGGGATCTTTGAtgatttggtttttttatttactCATTTTGCAATTTTAAAGAATCTCATGTGAAATTGACACGCACACTAAATGTTAAAAGAGACATCATTGAAGGTTTGAACCGGACTCTAACCTATCTAATGTTCTTACACATTTTTATATACACAAAACTTTTAGTTTTAGTTtatcaaaacatttttttaaacaaCATTTTTTGCGCATAAAAAGTCGACCATGAAAATTATCTACTTAGTACGACGGGTGATAGAGTGGTCGAGAGAGAACTAGTCTAATTGTGAGAGTTGAGAGAAAATTAAATAGAGGGTTAGAGACGGTCTTTAGAAGCGAATGGCTTCTACTATAAATTTAGCAAAAGACAACAATGTCATACACAATTtacttatattaaatatttttactttATAATACAAAATGACGGAAATATAGAATTAAAGTTAACTGGTGAAAATGAAGAACTTCATATGTTCTATGTGATATATAAGTATCGCTGAATCAAATATGAGGAGGAGGATGTATTGAATGTGTACCAAAACCACTTCGTTATATAAGACTCCActtgatttcagtttcaaaaagTTTTAACAACAACCAAGTAAGTAGAGTCTTAAATCAAACAAACCTTGTGATTTTCCGCCAAACAGGGGTAATTAACTTTGACATAGGCACTATAGTTTACCATTCACCAAAAAACTTTCAAAGAAACAGAACTAAATTTCCGTTCAAACTGTTGTTGTATTATTTGGCCAATTTCTATTTTCATGTTGAATATTTGAAACTGAAAAGGGTAGGGAGCAGGAAAGAGGGCACAAACGCCAAATTGGGGAGGGGGGGAATCTGTACAAATATAGGTAGCCAAAAATTCAAAAGACCTATACCATGAGATCAATGCAACAGTAAATCTGAACAAAAGCAGATCTCAAGCTGGAAAAAAAAAAGGTTCAGGTAGACTACGCCAAGGAGATGAACTTCGCAGCAACAAAATCTCCTTGCCGCAGCCCCGTTTTCAGACGAACAATTATTGAAGTTATCAGAGCCTCGGCTATTGGTTCTTATTACCTTCACCAACCTCTTCCTCGGAAGCCTTCTTTGCTTCAGCAATCATAAGAGCAACCATGGCCCTGTGAATTGCTACATCTGCTCTAGAATGCAATTTTTTAGCCCTCTCTCTCTTTAACTTAGCTATTTTGCGTGCACGCTGAGCAGCATTTACTAAGTCACGCCGTCTAAACTCCTCTAGGTCTGAACCAttcagttgttcaatccactgctTCTGAGGGCTATCTGGTACGTACTTCCTGTGACCTGGTAACTCATATTTGACCACGTTTGTTCTAACCCCATTTCTTTTAGCTGACGACGATGGCAGTCTCTGGCTGTAAGAAGCTGGTGTATGTGAATCATTATTGTGCGTAAATGACCCAAGTTTCTTGGACTTGCTCCTGTTAATTTTCTGCATATGATTTCTGTAGTATACATCATTGCTCATAGAATAATATTTCATGCTGGCAGTATCCCGTTGGGAGAATACTCTTGGTGATGTCAGAGGCACTGGAGAATCATCCAAAGAATCATAACTATGGCCTGGATACCTTTCATCAGAAAATGCTGAGCCATTTGGTCTTCTTCCTGGAGTCGCAACAAATAGATGTAAGGAGaaagtttttgaatttttttcaaagtGTAATTATAACCAATGAAATAAACTCTTACCATTAGTTTGGAAACCATCATGATATCGAAATCTGTTTGTATGCCCAGAGACtgatattttcttttgagatcgaTGTTTTAATCCCTTGTTCTGTGATTCCAAACCTCTTGGTTTCAGACAGAAAGCAAACATGGCTGGCTTCTCCAAAGTTGCACCCTTGTCCAGGCATCCATTAGAAGCAATGTTATTCTTAGTCACGGCTACTTCCCACTCCTTCAGTTGCTGTTGATATCGTTCCCACATAGGCATCTGAAAAGCACATGAAATTTTCAGGCAAACAATAATGGAGCATACACGTACCGGTCATCCCCAGAAAAAAGCAAGGTAAATTGTATAGTCATCATGCTTTCAGCCAATTGAACACAATATTACACCCACTTGTTATACTATAGCAAATGAAATGAATCATCTAAGTTAACTAATGATGAACCACTTGAATCAACTCTGTTAGTTTAACATATAACCCATGAAAACATCCTAGGATAAAGAAGTTACCACCAACCACCATATCAAGCCAACTGGCTACAAAACCGAAACCGAAACCGAAACCGAAACCTACCATACAATAATGAGCACAACAACATATCTTTTAATTTGGCATTTTTAGGGAGCAGTGGTTAGTACAGCTTTCTCAGTCCATTTTCTGTCTACTATTATTAAGAATGCTATAGTAGGAGATTTCAGTTCTTCAAGATTCATTGGCAGTGTAATTTTTTGGAAGTATTGTAGGGTTTAATAAATAAGTGGAATAAAATACCAAGTTTCTGAACCATTATTTGCTCCACCTTTTGTATCCCTAATGTTATTGACTTCTTAGTGTGTAATGTAGGAATTCTCCTAAAAACTTAGAGAAATTGGAGAGCTTTCCTATAGCTACTGTTCTTATATCTCTCTTCCCACCCCATTCTCTCATCCTACTTTTCAAGTGTCTCAGCAAAGCTAGTCTATCATTTCAAGACATTCATAAAAACATCATAAAGTGAACAAGAGTAATTGAACTGTACCTGAAAGTGTCGTATTAAAGCCATTCCCTTCTTCTGCCTTCTCTGGAGCCAATGGTCGTAAATGATCTTGACTAAACCCAAAGGCCCAACGTGAAACGTGAGTTCCTCTATTTCATGTGGTGTAAACTGATCACGCATCTTAGCATATGCAGCCTTTTCAAACAGGTCCATTGTCTTCTCAAACATCTCCTCCGTGATCCCATTCAAGTCACTGTTGTACTTATCAGAATTTTGAATGTTCGAAAACCATTGCTCATCCTCGCTATCCATGTCATACAGAACCCGGGATGGATTCAGAGCCATCTCAAAATCTGTTTCAACCTGTTGAAAATACATAGAGCTCCGAACAAAAGTTACCTCAGACCCGTTATCATCATTTTCTTCTATCAAGTGAACACCAGGAATAGGTATGTTTTTAACTGAAGCAGCACGCAGGTTCCGGTTGTAGCATTCCTCATGCATCTCCTTGAATAGAGCCCACTGACTCCTGTCAGGAAATTCCAAGATCCAATCCTTATCTCCTTTCCACATCATTGCATGTGTATAACGATTTGTTGATCCAAGCTGTATAAACTGAAGTGCTTTGTAGGAATACCTTGTAACTCCTAAAACTTTCACGGAGAGTTTCCACTCATTATGATCAAACAGCTCTAATACAACATGGGACCCATATTCTCTCCACCCTTTATCACCAGCTGTAATCAACACATTTGCATCACAAGATAAGCATTCAAAATTCTTTTCAGGGGCCCTAGTAACATCTGATGACTTCTTCTCACTAGCCTTTCTAATTCGTTTGTTAGGAAGCCCTTTCTGATTATGGCCTCTGTGCCTTGAACTTAACTCATACCCTGCAAAAGGCACTGAATATGACACTTGTGTACGTGGCTTTTTAGGTCCGCTGCTAAAATCATTGTAAAGAGAGTCAGGCTTGCCATCAGACCACAGATGTGACTGGAATCCCAATGACATCGAACTATTCCGGCTCCGGTAAGAACTTCTTGGAGCAGTTCGATTGGAGCTTGGAATAACACTTCCATTTACATTCCAAGACAAATCAGGAGACTGTTGAGCATTATTAGGCTTCTCAAATTCATCAACTGAAGGAATCTGGACACGGAGATCACCATTAAAAGAATGAGAACCTCCATCCACCTTATCCTGGTGTATTAAAGAATTTGAAGGTAAAGATCCTAGCTTTGGGGCTGAATGATGGGATTGTGACTCTCGTGAGCGTGTATTACCAAGCCCCTCAGAACCATGGGAAATAGAAGTTCCAGTACCTTGAAGACCAATACTCTGGTCATTTTGAGAGACTGCTTGATCACCACAAGCAGAGGGATCCATTAAAGGATCTAACCCAGGACAGGACCATCCATCACCTGTAGCATCATTTGACAAAGTCGTCGTATCTTTCTGCAGAATAATTTCTGAACTCCTGTTAGAGCAATCATCAATGTTAGAATAGTCATCAGTGACCAAACCAGAATCTTCCTGACCATCTGTTGTTTCCTGATTACAAAGGCCTACATGAGCTGTTGACTGCTCCATCAGCAACTTAAGATGCAAACAGAGGAAAAAGGTAGGTGCAGCAGCAAATGAAAGAGCAAATGGAGGAAGCTTCCTCTTGCCAGAATCAGAAGATTGATGAGTATTAACTTGAGAGGACACTTTGGAAAGACCCATGATGTTAATCCCTGGCCTACTCCTCTTCCTCATGACCTGTCATACAGAAGTTGCACAAATTGACTCAACAAATCCTAACATAAGCTAATTTGCAGCGATTCTTAAAAGCTTGGACATGATGTACAATAATGAAAATAGCAAAAAAGTATTAAATGTGGCAAGTAATGTTTTAAAAGAGCTGATGTGGAAATACCAATCAGGAAATATAGAAAGGGGAACAGAAAAAGTACCTTGACTGACGAGGGCCGGCTGATGGAAGCTGTGGTGAACTCATTTGATCCATGCTGAAGTGCCTGGATGTTATCATATGTGCATTCAGATAGATGGAGCTGCTTACTGAGTAGGCAGTGTCTCTTCAGCTTGGAATCCAAATACACCCAATGTGAACTCTTCAATCTGGAGAAATTGTAGAGTGCAAACACAAGTGGCTGCTTGATAGCGTGAAGACTGGAAAACTTGAACCCAATGGATGTAAATGGAAGCTGCAAGTGCAGGTCATAGTTCCCTAGGGGAGCAGGTTGGTGGAAAACCCTAAGGACAAAAAAGACAAAGGTTGCAGCCATCTTTAAGCAACCTTCAAATAATAGAAATCTCAAACCCGCTACATTATCAACAAACAGCATCTCCAAACAAACTCTTGGCCACTTGGTCACAATTGTACCATACCGAAGCAGTAAAACAGCATAGAGCAGCCACAGATTTTCGGATTGAAAAGCTTCATTTAGTATCAACCGTATaggaaaattcaagtgaaatttGAATGATGCTGACTCCATGTTCCAAAACATTTTTGACACTCCCTCATTGTAATTGAACCACAGTGGCCCCTCAAACCTTCTGCCCCTTGGTTGTTTTACATTCTGAATCCCACCAACCACATGATCAAAGGAAATAGAACAAGGTGTACTTACAATGATGTGTTTCGCTCTGGGCGCAGGAGGCAACATTCCAGCTGGCCTTCGATACCGCTTTCTAAAATATACAGCAGGCAGTTTGGAATCTTTAATTTGAGTGGCACTTTGCAATGAGGACTTCTCCCTCAAATTATCACTTACCTTTTCTTGTGATATAGAACCACAAGAAAAATTATTTGAAGCATCCCTAGATGAACTCTTAGTTGCATTTCCCTTTCCTGAAACAGGTTCATCGTATAACAATGATGAGGTTGGACTTGGATGTGTCACCGAAGTTTTCTGtttcttaatgccatgaaaagaAGAAGATTTAAGCCGATGAGAAGATCGAGCCAACCATGAAATTATAGGCTCTGAGTCCATAGAGCTCCCACCACAACTATCATCCTTCGTAATTACTTCTTTTCTTTGCCTTTCTTTCTCGGACTTGCTTCCATTTTGCTGATCAGGCCTTCTACGTTTTGTCAAATCCCTTCTCCCTTTTGCACGTCCAGGAACTTCATTACGAAGTAACAAGAGTTTGAACCTCTCAGTATGGAGATTAATCCATTCCTCATCTCGGTCATCATATTTGATATGGTGAAGCCTTTGTGCCTCGTCATACTCATTGACAAGACCATAATACCAACTCTGGTCCAAAGGCCAAAATACTTTAATTCTACGGTTCAGTACCCAATATGCATCTACATCACCAggcaaaatttcataaaaatggcGCCTCTTCCTGGATTTTTCTTTATCTTTGTCTTGCTTCCTTGGTCTCAAATGTCTGCCAGCAGTATCAACTGAAGCTGATTCTGAACCTGACCGAGACTTTGAGCCACGGTTAACAATGTTTTGACTAGAAGATAGAAAAAAGGACAAACCATTTGCTGATGGCCGGGGAGAAGACTTGCTACTAGAAGAAAACCCAGTACAGCTTGGATCAAACCTTGAAGAAAGCATTCTGGCTGCATTCTCTTCAAGGTtttcctcatcctcatcctgcaAATCAACAGATATTGTACAGCTATCAATCAAAGGCTCAGCCTCCTTCGAAACACTAGGTTTATCTGAAGCCAGACTCTTCCGCTTCCTATCCttcttttttgccttttttaaagAAGAAAGACCACTATTTACAACAGAATTAGGGGCATGATCCCCATTCTCCGTGACATGCTGAACTGAAATTGAATTTGAATCACTATTCCTATTTTCCTTAAATTCATCAAAATGTTTCTTCAAATTACTCTTTGAAGATTGAACTTCCCTACCCAAATCATCACTACCTATCTTAGGCACCAGATCATCATCGCCAACTCTAATACTAGGATGCCCTACCAGATTCAATGATTGACCAAGATTGGATTTCTTCCGCCCCACTAAAGTCCTTTTACGTTTAGGAATACAAACATCACTAGAAACACCAAGCAAAACTCCATTAAGCCCACTACTGCTATTAAACACTTCACTCACTCCCAATTTCAGTCCACCCAAATCATCCCCCCCACCAGAACCCGACCCTTTTTCACATACTTCATCGGCAACCTTCTTCCCACTACCATCACCATTTTCTAAACTACTCAAAACCACTTCTTTTTTAGCCTTCTTTCTCTTACTCCTAGTCTCATCACTGCCCCCGGGAGCACTACTACTCTTCCTCTTCGAGTTTTTCTTCGAACCCTCTTCTGTCAATTTCGATTTATACAAACTTTTAATATCAAGAGATCTCGATTTCTTAGGAATTGCAGCACCATTGGAGTTATCTTCTCTACCTTCCATgaacaaaatcaacaaaacaaaCCCCCCAACCAAAATTCACCCAATTTTTACATTCCATCATACATATTCCCACCCAAATTTTCACATTTCACACATTCCATCACACATAACACAACATGCATTCTCCTCAGATCTGAAAAACCAAACCGGCAAAAACAAATTCACAAAACAACacctcacaaaaaaaaaacaaaaaaccaaatTGATCATACCCAACAACCCCCATGCAATGTACTTCTATATCAAATCAAACCACAACCCcccatcaaaattcaaaattgaatACATACCTTACACATACGCAATACCCGATTCATTCCACACATCGCAGAGATCAAAAGCCCcaattcaaagattagggtttccGAATTCCATGGTCGCCGATTTGAAACCCTAACTGAATCCTctgaaattgaaaattaaaaatgaatataatttcttttttttttaaccgcgagaaaactagggtttctttCTGGTGTGACAGGGTAAAGAGTTTATAACGAAAATGAAAATTTGATAGAAAAGGAAAATAGAATTTGCAAGAAAATTTGGATCAAAGGGGATGAACCGACACGTGGGTAATTCTCCACCGTTGGATTCAAATATTTTGATGGAGGTGTGTTTCTCTGCGTTAAGGTCTAAGGAAAAAGTAATGTTCACGAACTTATCGCCAAATCATGACTATGTCATGGAAATCTAGAAAGTTTAAACAagccttttcttcttcttctcgagtaaggtttgtttttattataaaaaaagagtaagttttgttttttttgataaatttattttatgtgaAAAAAAAGTAATAGAtactaaattttaaattttaaattttaaagggAATAAACACTAATTTGAAGTAAAATTTGTTTGAACTTTAAACTTAAATGTTTTTCATCAAagttgtatttaaaaaaaattgtttagtaTTGATAAGTGATGTGATGTTTCTAATTTGAGaagtatttttgtttttaatgtaaATAAAACTAATATCTGAAATGATCGAAATTCGTTTTTGttctatattttctatttatattattaaaaataaataaatatgagaaaaaatatttatattgatGGTGGTGTTTTAAATGTGTTCGAATAAATGAATATTAGGgtttgaaaataaaagaagatTGCGGTGTGTATATACTAATGATGGTATGGATTCTCAATTAGTTAATAGTTTCGTTCGATTTAATTGTAAGGAAATGTTGGAGTTTGAGAATAAGATAAGAGAGCGGTATATATACTATAGACAATATTGTTAATATACTGCTAGTTAACATTAACATTTAATGCTCACGCTGGATTTATTCCTTGTTTGATAATTTTTACAAGTCAACACCTTGTATTTTTCAGTATAATTAAATATTCATAGTAAAAgggaaaatcaaaatagaaaagtAACATACAAATAAGCAAAGCACATAAGGAATATTTAGTATCCTCATCGTCTTCATTGAACAGTCTACGAGGCAAAGGCATTTCGATTTCAGAAAGCTTGTGAAGCATGTAATCAATCTTGGTATTTGTCCAGTTTTGAGCTTGTTGGCATGAGATCTGCGACATTAGGAGCTTGACATAAGAAAAGAAGTTGAGACAATACTTAATCAAATGATGATGTTTG from Vicia villosa cultivar HV-30 ecotype Madison, WI linkage group LG4, Vvil1.0, whole genome shotgun sequence encodes the following:
- the LOC131596237 gene encoding uncharacterized protein LOC131596237, producing MEGREDNSNGAAIPKKSRSLDIKSLYKSKLTEEGSKKNSKRKSSSAPGGSDETRSKRKKAKKEVVLSSLENGDGSGKKVADEVCEKGSGSGGGDDLGGLKLGVSEVFNSSSGLNGVLLGVSSDVCIPKRKRTLVGRKKSNLGQSLNLVGHPSIRVGDDDLVPKIGSDDLGREVQSSKSNLKKHFDEFKENRNSDSNSISVQHVTENGDHAPNSVVNSGLSSLKKAKKKDRKRKSLASDKPSVSKEAEPLIDSCTISVDLQDEDEENLEENAARMLSSRFDPSCTGFSSSSKSSPRPSANGLSFFLSSSQNIVNRGSKSRSGSESASVDTAGRHLRPRKQDKDKEKSRKRRHFYEILPGDVDAYWVLNRRIKVFWPLDQSWYYGLVNEYDEAQRLHHIKYDDRDEEWINLHTERFKLLLLRNEVPGRAKGRRDLTKRRRPDQQNGSKSEKERQRKEVITKDDSCGGSSMDSEPIISWLARSSHRLKSSSFHGIKKQKTSVTHPSPTSSLLYDEPVSGKGNATKSSSRDASNNFSCGSISQEKVSDNLREKSSLQSATQIKDSKLPAVYFRKRYRRPAGMLPPAPRAKHIIVSTPCSISFDHVVGGIQNVKQPRGRRFEGPLWFNYNEGVSKMFWNMESASFKFHLNFPIRLILNEAFQSENLWLLYAVLLLRYGTIVTKWPRVCLEMLFVDNVAGLRFLLFEGCLKMAATFVFFVLRVFHQPAPLGNYDLHLQLPFTSIGFKFSSLHAIKQPLVFALYNFSRLKSSHWVYLDSKLKRHCLLSKQLHLSECTYDNIQALQHGSNEFTTASISRPSSVKVMRKRSRPGINIMGLSKVSSQVNTHQSSDSGKRKLPPFALSFAAAPTFFLCLHLKLLMEQSTAHVGLCNQETTDGQEDSGLVTDDYSNIDDCSNRSSEIILQKDTTTLSNDATGDGWSCPGLDPLMDPSACGDQAVSQNDQSIGLQGTGTSISHGSEGLGNTRSRESQSHHSAPKLGSLPSNSLIHQDKVDGGSHSFNGDLRVQIPSVDEFEKPNNAQQSPDLSWNVNGSVIPSSNRTAPRSSYRSRNSSMSLGFQSHLWSDGKPDSLYNDFSSGPKKPRTQVSYSVPFAGYELSSRHRGHNQKGLPNKRIRKASEKKSSDVTRAPEKNFECLSCDANVLITAGDKGWREYGSHVVLELFDHNEWKLSVKVLGVTRYSYKALQFIQLGSTNRYTHAMMWKGDKDWILEFPDRSQWALFKEMHEECYNRNLRAASVKNIPIPGVHLIEENDDNGSEVTFVRSSMYFQQVETDFEMALNPSRVLYDMDSEDEQWFSNIQNSDKYNSDLNGITEEMFEKTMDLFEKAAYAKMRDQFTPHEIEELTFHVGPLGLVKIIYDHWLQRRQKKGMALIRHFQMPMWERYQQQLKEWEVAVTKNNIASNGCLDKGATLEKPAMFAFCLKPRGLESQNKGLKHRSQKKISVSGHTNRFRYHDGFQTNGRRPNGSAFSDERYPGHSYDSLDDSPVPLTSPRVFSQRDTASMKYYSMSNDVYYRNHMQKINRSKSKKLGSFTHNNDSHTPASYSQRLPSSSAKRNGVRTNVVKYELPGHRKYVPDSPQKQWIEQLNGSDLEEFRRRDLVNAAQRARKIAKLKRERAKKLHSRADVAIHRAMVALMIAEAKKASEEEVGEGNKNQ